Within the Besnoitia besnoiti strain Bb-Ger1 chromosome Unknown contig00166, whole genome shotgun sequence genome, the region gttctatatccacaatagttatcatcttaactatgctctgctaatgcacttaacatgatggtcatgaaaagcacaagagaacttggatccggtaaacaaagaccttcaagatctaaaccagtagtccaactcgtagtatatactccccagaaaaaggtagtttatcaacctaggaatcccattttagtaagtgtaacatggagtctagcttcagttgttatctgattggtattgcatgcctggtgacttagaatatgattcttattaatgggagcacagttccctgggtatccaatccagtgctctgccttgggcattgaaactaacccacagttcaaccctgtattataaaatccagtagactcatgtccttgtcgtttatataaatctattaatgcttgtcaagttccttgtatctagttagctcactgcgtacttaggatcagaccaaaagagttcactaatggtactagaaaataggagatcgcgttagttcttgggaaaacgacttccgaaccaccaaatatattggtacaaagaagttaccatatcctccgtacaaagcaggcattaagaacataaagatcatagctaggccatgtaatcgttattatcacattataagtagctatcgtctctgtacaaatgatccgcgatccagaactgtataactcaaatcgaataaacaaagacattatagttcctagaatactgaagatgactccggttatgagatacagacaaccaagttctttatgatgcagtacaccaccacccactgactgcttaagacagctaaaagtgttggatttcaatatcctactacattaagattattccacatcggttatgttctaggcgtaatatatggattcttgttctcacatcttaacagcgagagaaaactactactatgctagtctaatcagtagcatcgtacttggagttatcatctctgagacaggattatttatcagctttttctggggagtatatactacgagttggactactggtttagatcttgaaggtctttgtttaccggatccaagttctcttgtgcttttcatgaccatcatgttaagtgcattaagtatagtggtatccagcgtatatttgaaaaaccaacatttgtatacaagctgtacgaatatcatgacattcactttggtagtcgccttcttaatgttagtctgtacggaatacttaggactatctctttatattaatgataatgcatttggtaatggacttttcatcttaactggtatacattttagccatgttattgttggagctatccttgtattcttcactcaaagtatctatagttctttagttacttacatgcctacaagctctataatgctaagcaaatctaaaggtatgttatgcaagatctttacagaaccattcactattttatatctacactttgtagaaaccatgtggatattaatccacattacattctatctctaaatcatataacggtcgtaaggtacgccggggataacaggtcagataatattgggagttctaatcctcggattgtatcagcacctccatgtcggctcattactcccttgttattgaacaagattcagttaggaacgctagttcaccgtcagatgtaatacgtgagctgggttaagaacgtctggagacagtttgttccctatctaccatattatctaattggtttaattttcttacaaacggcttttggtttgattgaattatcgcacccagataactccataccagtgaaccggtttgtaactccgcttcatatcgtacctgaatggtactttttagcatattatgcggtgttaaaagtaatcccatccaaaaccggtggtttgttagtatttatgttatcaacatgtcaatgaaatatcaacaacgatgaaacttatttggttaacataacaacatagaaggtaaagctggattacgttcaaactttacactggatacgtttcaatgttaacttactaaataccatgggagcgaagagaatctaatatgtaactccgttcatggaaatcaaaagagctttcactgattgtatttatgaaacgtgattagttcacctagccaacacgatcggttgtttgggaataatatccctatttaagggattgatgtgctacaataacacagtcggtacgaagtcgaaacaaggtagttgatggtgaaccagtggctgaacaaacttttttattgattatgctgactttagtcccgagaaactacagttctgcttaaactgaggagtcaagtaggtacaaaccgtacaaggattaattatgtccatctgtgcatctaagttgagactatcggttatatattttagacgctaacttcccggctaaacatcccttttctttgaaacacacttcccttctcgccgttagcatgatctcaaagtaccagaagccatgtgatctatatagtataacgggacattagaccgaacctgcgatagataaatatatcttggatgattgtatattagcggctaaatgtcaatcaaacatgcgaattttaggttttccatgaaatctatttggaagaagaggcttgatagtactaccgtaagtacataatatacagtcccagcagtagcggttaaactatagaagagtcgagtattatccatgcataccaggcgtaaaaaagcgttcatccagttactaaacaggtgccaggccaacaagaatccgatccgtgtattccgtacagactaacattaagaaggcgactaccaaagtgaatgtcatgatattcgtacagcttgtatacaaatgttggttttcaaatatacgctggataccactatacttaatgcagagcatagttaagatgataactattgtggatatagaaccaattgaacaccatgtattaatataacaaagataatcagggtaatctggtatccttcttggcataacgttgtgtagttatatgaagcgtacattccttaatatctggaacaatagattatggttaggtagtggaacaaggagagcgtctgttgtacatcaacactagatactgctaataccactgtagaggtatagtatataatccctgcccggtgcagtaaaatgtaaacggcggctgtattatgacggtccaaaggtaggtaaatccttgtcgggtaattatcgtcgtgcgtgaaagttggtccgactcttcacatgtcgtttatctaaaactttcttaaatagaattatctttgaatatgaggatccagatggcccgacggttagaccctgagcacctttacatccttaaatcatatacaggatcaaatcttccttgagcgactcgacaggcactagagatagcgtgaaagctcttttgatttccatgaacggagttacatattagattctcttcgctcccatggtatttagtaagttaacattgaaacgtatccagtgtaaagtttgaacgtaatccagctttaccttctatgttgttatgttaaccaaataagtttcatcgttgttgatatttcattgacatgttgataacataaatactatTTTGGATGGATTACTTttaatatgctaaaaagtgTTTGAACCAGTTACAAAAACGGTATGGAGTTCTGGGCTGGATATGATTTACAattcactggtatggagttatccgataattcaatcaaaccaaaagccgtttgtaagaaaattaaaccaattagataatatggtagatagggaacaaactgtctccagacgttcttaacccagctcacgtattacatctgacggtgaactagcgttcctaactgaatcttgttcaataacaagggagtaatgagccgacatggaggtgctgatacaatccgaggattagaactcccaatattatctgacctgttatccccggcgtaccttacgaccgttatatgatttagagatagaatgtaatgtggattaatatccacatggtttctacaaagtgtagatataaaatagtgaatggttctgtaaagatcttgcataacatacctttagatttgcttagcattatagagcttgtaggcatgtaagtaactaaagaactatagatactttgagtgaagaatacaaggatagctccaacaataacatggctaaaatgtataccagttaagatgaaaagtccattaccaaatgcattatcattaatataaagagatagtcctaagtattccgtacagactaacattaagaaggcgactaccaaagtgaatgtcatgatattcgtacagcttgtatacaaatgttggtttttcaaatatacgctggataccactatacttaatgcacttaacatgatggtcatgaaaagcacaagagaacttggatccggtaaacaaagaccttcaagatctaaaccagtagtccaactcgtagtatatactccccagaaaaagctgataaataatcctgtctcagagatgataactccaagtacgatgctactgattagactagcatctgagtagtagttttctctcgctgttaagatgagtgagaacaagaatccatatattacgcctagaacataaccgatgtggaataatcttaatgtagtaggatattgaaatccaacacttttagctgtcttaagcagtccagtggggtggtggtgtactgcaatcataaagaacttggttgtctgtatctcataaccggagtcatcttcagtattctaggaactataatgtctttgtttattcgatttgagtgaacacataagatcatcgaattaacggtatgctcctgaaataacgtacaagctgtaaacaaaggactccttaacttaaactgaggagtcaagtaggtacaaaccgtacaaggattaattatgtccatctgtgcatctaagttgagactatcggttatattttagacgctaacttcccggctaaacttgacttattaaaccagcctgggatcataaaagtactatgtatggtaagattgagcgtgaacattggatgtcaccatggttatagttacggtacatatataaatctacagtacgatttgagatttgttacgtgacgagcggtgtgtttaagactagtttacatgcgctcattttaatatgtagttatttaacgaagttctattgtgctagcatggtttcgagaacaaccaaatttccatgagtctattccgggcacacctcgtcttttatcggtgtgctctcaatctaaattcatcttataactttggtttcttagttgcaattacctttgtactccaaataattacaggtatcactttagcgttccgatatacttctgaagcatcttgttgcatttgctagtgttcaacatctagttagagaggtagcagcaggatgggaatttaggatgttgcatgcaacaactgcttctttcgtcttcttgtgtatcttaatacatgtctcgaggtatgtataactccagctatagttatttaactactgcttggatgtctggtttagttttatatctacttactatagccactgctttcctcggttatgtactaccatgggacagatgagtttctggggtgctacagtcattactaatctcctttctccaataccatatttagtaccttggttactcggtgg harbors:
- a CDS encoding cytochrome b6 subfamily protein (encoded by transcript BESB_031580) yields the protein FVPYLPYYLIGLIFLQTAFGLIELSHPDNSIPVNRFVTPLHIVPEWYFLAYYAVLKVIPSKTGGLLVFMLSTCQ
- a CDS encoding cytochrome c oxidase subunit III subfamily protein (encoded by transcript BESB_031590), coding for MIAVHHHPTGLLKTAKSVGFQYPTTLRLFHIGYVLGVIYGFLFSLILTARENYYSDASLISSIVLGVIISETGLFISFFWGVYTTSWTTGLDLEGLCLPDPSSLVLFMTIMLSALSIVVSSVYLKNQHLYTSCTNIMTFTLVVAFLMLVCTEYLGLSLYINDNAFAPPCRLITPLLLNKIQLGTLVHRQM